The sequence CATTGCCTCACAGTTTAGCTCTTGGTAGAACGCCTAACCTTCCGACTTAGGGCTGAGGTTAAAATAATTGCTTTGATCATTCCACCATCAGTCAGCCCTGAAATGGCGCTAAAATACTGCgtccctttctctttccattCAGGTATTCGGAATAGAACTGAGCAATTGATGCACAAAGGGAAGCGAGGATCTTTCCATATTCTCTTTTCATTGAGGCAATCTGTTGGTGACATTAACCCCAAAGCGTATTTCCCAGGCTCATGAATAGGGTTTAAGGCTTCTTTAAGATCCCGCTGCATACAGGATGAGACTCTTTTCAAACTTTTAATTACCTTTTTGCAAAAGAAAAATACCCCTCCTCGCTTTTGTCACCATTCTAGCATGCACAACAGAAGACAAGAGGATTCCCGCCAATCTCAAACAAATAAGTAAATCTCAATAATTAAAATACTTTTGGTAAtgtgctgtaggcctacatttcctGACATACCTAACCTTGTTCCAATTAGCTGTTATATGAAATTCTGAGATAGCCTGTGAGTCTTTATCACTGTAGCCTattaatttaggcctacttaaCTTGAAGGTGTGCAAGTTCTAACCTACATTAAGAAATCCAAAATATTGTCTGATGTCGGTTTTAACTTATGATCACTGTTCAAAAGCAGAAATCAGATAGTCAGAGatgatgtttatttatttattcaccaTCCAACAATAGACTTTAAGACAAAATGACAAACAATTATAAACAGAGCTTTGGCATAAACAATGAAATATTTGTACAAAACTAAATCTTTAATATAAAAAAGTGTTCAAGGATAAACATTTCACGTATTCTTCTATTGAAAGTACAGCATATTTATCACCAATGTCCAAATTTTGGAATCAGCCAATAAATAAACACGTTATCACGAGCCATATCCAAAAGAAGGGAATCTTATTCCTACAACGGAACGAAATATGAATCATATCTCCATCACGAAAAGCTATTTATAAAGTCCTTAGTCAGTCTCATAAGATGATCTACCAGGGCCGCCACACCGGCTCGCCATCCGTCCCAGCATTGACACTGACTGGGCTGACAGCTTGTGACACACTGGCAAAGGACGTCATGCCCTGGACCggggatgttgctgttggcgccGAGCTGGCATGGATGGGACTGGCGTTCACAGTAACAGGCACACCAGCATTGGCGTAAAGGGGGATGACAGGAGTTGAAGCAGAGGCGAAAGCGGGGTTTGGAATGAGAAAAGCGAATTGTCCATCGGTTGCAGGTACGAGCTGAAATCCTCCGAAGACTTTCGGTGACACTGCCTCTGAGGGGCTGAGTTTGCAACCCACTGGAGAGGCGCTGTTGATGGGCAAAGTTGACGGTAGCTGCACGTGAAGAGGCTGCGCCAGGTGAGCTTGCTGCGATGGAGATGGCTGTGGGTAGTTCATGGCAATCATCTGTCCCAAGCACCCTGATAGGTGATTGAGGAGGCGAGACCGGACTTCGGTGTTCACTCCTTCACAGGTGGACAAGAAGCGGGTCACCTCATTCATGCATTCGTTGAATCCTGCACGATATTTGCTCAGGACGGCAGTGTCAGCTGACAGAGCTGCTGAACAAGAGAGGCATATCGTTAGAGGTCTGGCCTAACGGATTAATCTCCTACCTATTATTATGAGAAACCTATTCTAACTGTAACCAATGTAATTATTTTGACCATCGTTCTAGCCTAGGCCGACGGAAAGGGCACGCATCGCAAACTCTGAACTTACCGGTCATCTGCACTCGCTGCAGGTTCCGCAAGTGTTTCACTGTCATCTCCAGAATATCAGCTTTCTCCAACTTAGAATGTCTGGAGCTCTGTGAATAAAACACGAAATGCATTAGGTCGGAGCAATTTAACTGACTAAGTGGTACGCGTTTATAATTATAAAGTTAGCCTAGTTGGCATATGACTGGAAATGTTTATCAGCCACTCACATCTTTCTTAAGTGCATCAAGGATGAGGGTCTTCAGTTGACCCAGGCTTTCATTTATTCTTGCTCTGCGGCGTTTTTCCATGATAGGTTTTGACGACTGAaagagaaaatcaaaaacaaaaaccATGTCAGCTTGTTAGGCTTTGTTCATCAACGAGCTTAGCTGATAAATTACCTTAAATGCCCGGAATAAACTAAAACGTTAACGTTGGGCTAGCTTACAGCCAGCTGTTTAGCTCACCTAAAGTTAGCCAAAGTTTTTAAGTTCACAAAAGTTTAGCCTAACATTTGTCTGAAGATGTTTATTAGCCTGCTTTTTTATGGAGGTAACATTATTACACTCTATTTACCTTTCTGTGCTCACTGGCATTTTTTGGTTTGTCCGGTGTATGGGATCCGCTGGCAGGAGCCCCAGCAATTGGGGATGCTGTGGTTTTCTCCATGGTATCGGCTGGCATCTTGAAGTTAAACGTAAAGCCAAAGTTGAAGAAAGTGTGTATATTCCCTTCAGCGTTGAAATAGTCGTCCGTTAATTGAACTACCAAAGACAGTGAAGCTATGATATAGCGATATGCTTGACACAGGGGAGTGGATAAGTCCCACTGATGAGCTATGTCACTTCTGGTCACTGAACTGTCATATGAGTACACGAGCGTGTGTGGCGTACGCCTGCGTAAAGCAAGTCAAGTCTCCCACCGCCACACGCCAGCGGTATTTATAGATAGATCGCATGCTCCCAGTTCGTGTGAAACCCTCTCTGCATTCTTTCCCACACTCGCCTCAGCCAATAGGCGCGCGGACTCACCCATTGGGCGCGGGGCAGACCGCTGATTGGACAACACCCCCGCGGGCTGTCAGTCACGCGCTGCTCAATCAGCCCTGGAGGGACAAACAACAAAGCGGCGAGTGCAGTCGGTCTGGCTGTGAAGTGATAAGGGGAATTGAGGGAATGCGCTGGCTGTTTGCTACCAACTTCTTCCCTTTTTCATAGACCTGTTATACACGACACTTTTAGCAATTCTAAAAACATTTCAAGTTGGCAATTTGCTGCAGACTTACTGAAAGAAAACACTTGTTTATCAAATTTATTCAGTTTAGGGCAAGCATGTTTTGTCACAATAACAATTTATATTCACTATAAATTGAATGTCATAGTTTCTATATTTTCGTTTTTCCTTTTATGTGTACTATTTCAGGTCACTAGCAATAAACTTAATAAGTATTCACTTGCTCTTCAAAGCAGGCAACAGCTGTATTGGCACGCGAGGCGGTTCGAAGCAGCACGCAGGAAACCAATGGCAGCCGGCCACTCTATGCAAATTGAGTTCAGTCTGGTCTTATTGGCTGGGTGAACATCCGAACGTCAATCATTCCAACAGCGCGGGAGCCCGCAAAGGGGCGGGGATAGCGAGCAAAGCGACATCTGTCCGCGTGCCAGTACTAGCCTGCGCCTGCTTGTTGCACTTCTGCCACTGCCGAGCACGTGCCATGACTATGCTCAGTGATTGCGGAGCAGGAACCTCTGTTGCTCATAACCACCAGCCTTTCTACTTGCATACGAGATATACTTCGAAAAAGTACTCCATCTTGTAAtaattagcctactattaagaataaaaaaaatgaatgggaatcttaaTTGTTGTACAAAACGGATTAACGGTAGGCTAGATAGGAATAATGTCAGATCTGGAAAAACTTGCAGAAGCAGAATAATGCACAGTTGTAGGATAACAAGCCACACTTAAAGTATTTAACTGTTCGTCAAAGAATGTTTGGCTAATTAAAGTCTAAAGTCTAGACTAATTAAATTGAAAAACACTGAGTATTCAAATTAACCAAGTTTTGGCTAAAGATAGACTATCAATAAGTTCAGTGCGTAGGCTATTGTAGAGATGATGGGTTATAAACAGTTGTTTAGTCTGCATGCATGGTCATTTCAAACGGTGAAATCgctactgttttttttcccgAGGAGGCAGGCGCAGCATCCGCTATTCTTTCGAAAGTGAAGTGCGCCATCTATTGACTATTTTTTGTCAACGCAACCACAACCGTTGTCACACAGACGGCTTGTTGGATGTAGGACTTCTGTGTTCCACATGGTGGCGAGCTGCATGAGAAAGCTGATTTCACGACAAAGTAAACAGTATTTTGTTGATTGCTCATTAttgatgtttttcaaccacatATTTTCATATGAAACTTGAATAAAACCTATTAAAAAGTGTTGCAGCCACAAGTAGTACAAATTTTCCTGTTGAAGTTTAGGATACACTAATATACATGTGGTTAGCCTTGGCATACCAGCATACTGGTGGacttaaaaaaagaagaatattATCCATTTTTGGGTGTTTCTTCAACTCCGGGCACTTTTGGCCTTTCAACTTTTAGAAAAATAATTAtctccaaacacacattcaaaatcaTTGATACACTCATTAATATGTCTTGAAACAAAGTATGATACTGGGCACAATTGCATGACATGaaatattgttattttttttatcagttttCTAAATCATAAGGGAAAAATGTCATTTCCACCACACCTCAAATTATGTCCTTTATTTGCAGATTATACAATATAATTCATTATGTTACATTATATAGCCTATCAGTTACCATGTCTATGACTACCTAATCATACCAC comes from Alosa sapidissima isolate fAloSap1 chromosome 7, fAloSap1.pri, whole genome shotgun sequence and encodes:
- the her9 gene encoding hairy-related 9 isoform X1: MPADTMEKTTASPIAGAPASGSHTPDKPKNASEHRKSSKPIMEKRRRARINESLGQLKTLILDALKKDSSRHSKLEKADILEMTVKHLRNLQRVQMTAALSADTAVLSKYRAGFNECMNEVTRFLSTCEGVNTEVRSRLLNHLSGCLGQMIAMNYPQPSPSQQAHLAQPLHVQLPSTLPINSASPVGCKLSPSEAVSPKVFGGFQLVPATDGQFAFLIPNPAFASASTPVIPLYANAGVPVTVNASPIHASSAPTATSPVQGMTSFASVSQAVSPVSVNAGTDGEPVWRPW
- the her9 gene encoding hairy-related 9 isoform X2: MPADTMEKTTASPIAGAPASGSHTPDKPKNASEHRKSSKPIMEKRRRARINESLGQLKTLILDALKKDSSRHSKLEKADILEMTVKHLRNLQRVQMTALSADTAVLSKYRAGFNECMNEVTRFLSTCEGVNTEVRSRLLNHLSGCLGQMIAMNYPQPSPSQQAHLAQPLHVQLPSTLPINSASPVGCKLSPSEAVSPKVFGGFQLVPATDGQFAFLIPNPAFASASTPVIPLYANAGVPVTVNASPIHASSAPTATSPVQGMTSFASVSQAVSPVSVNAGTDGEPVWRPW